The Candidatus Poribacteria bacterium region GTCGCCGCTCAAGCAGCCGTTCCACTCGTGAGCGAGCGTGTCCTCGTACCGGGACAGCGACAAGTCGCCAGCCAGCAATCCGAGACCATCCGGGGCAAGCACTAAGTGCGTCTCAGCTATGTCTCCGGTGCGGCTGTAGAGAGGCTCGACGCATCGGAAGATCGTCGTCGCGTCGCCCTGCCCGCCCCATAGCTCCTCAAGCGCTTGGTCGTTCAGGAACGCCGCAGTCAGGTTGGCTTGGGGGTCCAGGTCTGCCGCCAACACGCGGTATCCGAGTCGGGCGTACATCCAAGCAAGATGATACACCAGCGAGGTCTTGCCTACGCCACCCTTGTTGTTGAAAAAGGCGATCACCGGTACCGGTGTCATCTCGCCCTCACGACCGCCACGACGTGCGTATCCTCTACGATGAATTCCGGCGCAGGGCTGCCATTGTCAGCCAGTGCTTGGCGTACTCGAGGTATCCCAACGCCGAACCGCTGCACGAGACCCAAGTTCTTCATCGCCTCGGCAAGGTGGGGGTTTCGGTAGTCGGTGACGCCGGGCTGTCCGAAGTTTCCACGATTAACATTGCCGTAGGGACCTCCGGGGCTATGGATCTCGATCCGATCGCGGAACCAGTAGATGCGGACCGGAGCATTGGTTCCCCCGTACCCGCGATGCAGCACGGCGTTGTGTGCCAACTGTGTCAACGCTTCGATCGGGTAGTCCGGTGTCCGAGAGTCGGTAGGAGCGCCAGTAACGGACACAGCCGTTGCGATATGGGCTCGGAATGTCACGTGCAGCGATCGCAACATCTGCGGCAGAGGTCCGTCGATGCGCTTCTCATCCCGGATTGGCGACGCTAAGTCGTCGCCATCTAGTCGCAGAAACTGGATGTAAGCCCCCGGCAAGTGCCCTTGTGGATCCCTGCCGACGACGAGAACGCCTGTGACCGTCGGCTGGAACGGCTCGGTAACCGTGGCGAAACGCACCGACGCCAACTGTTGCTCAACGGTACGACTGTTTGCGTCGAGCACCTCAGCAGCGATAGCCGTAGGCAGGTACTCGCGCTGAAACATCTCGACATCCAGATCGTCCAGCGCACTCGTGCCAATCGGGCGCAGGT contains the following coding sequences:
- a CDS encoding transcriptional regulator translates to MERLPDFELEQLLCGGESERVERKRQVGNDKEDIRHDICAFSNDLPGRRQPGIVFVGVNNDGSCANLAITDALLRELADMRSDGNILPLPVMTVEKRRLLACDLAVVTVYPHDSPPVRCRGRVWIRIGTRRGTASDQEERTLIEKRRFRDQPFDLRPIGTSALDDLDVEMFQREYLPTAIAAEVLDANSRTVEQQLASVRFATVTEPFQPTVTGVLVVGRDPQGHLPGAYIQFLRLDGDDLASPIRDEKRIDGPLPQMLRSLHVTFRAHIATAVSVTGAPTDSRTPDYPIEALTQLAHNAVLHRGYGGTNAPVRIYWFRDRIEIHSPGGPYGNVNRGNFGQPGVTDYRNPHLAEAMKNLGLVQRFGVGIPRVRQALADNGSPAPEFIVEDTHVVAVVRAR